The Kluyveromyces lactis strain NRRL Y-1140 chromosome D complete sequence genome has a window encoding:
- the ATG17 gene encoding protein kinase regulatory subunit ATG17 (similar to uniprot|Q06410 Saccharomyces cerevisiae YLR423C ATG17 Protein that interacts with and is required for activation of Apg1p protein kinase involved in autophagy but not in the Cvt (cytoplasm to vacuole targeting) pathway), translating into MSDAATTIPSDEIDKLWNKARNQLVEAQVECEESLKILSKVRTEMDSSQKSRFKLKFILNCLVNQVEFFKNIMLEKCISTELIDNEWSKLVLVEIVNDVSYWQNEITTKMKILQGTKYDLTDDHSSLSDFICMDHVDILQQKIDEIPIIKQQVTNIRQHYKSIKDRIENQLVAVKLKKLRTYFDSHFSRDSKNNLFKLLESDYVTELNEFENELADFLRSITDHFDKCTILKEQQIPLPDLKELFQIVKKDDTQLENIRELVFETGLEVKAFSKKVNETISEIMDKIGGFHLLASKIVTELEKCEEYLSIFQKIANLVFVYKESCIKKIEQVQQLCEFYDKFKLGYKNLLRERDRRKATALQMEKILKECQEKLQALSDADLDQRQQFLLENGDYLPENIWPGYIDDMESMYSFEYSIHNVPN; encoded by the coding sequence CAGCTTGTGGAAGCTCAAGTCGAATGTGAAGAATCATTAAAAATCCTCTCTAAAGTGCGAACTGAAATGGACAGCTCTCAAAAGTCCAGATTTAAACTTAAATTTATACTTAATTGTTTGGTGAACCAGGTTGAgttcttcaagaatatcATGCTCGAGAAATGTATTTCTACAGAGTTGATTGACAATGAATGGTCAAAGCTGGTTTTAGTCGAGATAGTCAATGACGTGAGTTATTGGCAAAACGAGATAACaacaaagatgaagatCTTGCAGGGTACAAAATACGACTTGACTGACGATCACAGTAGCCTTTCAGATTTCATATGCATGGATCACGTAGACATACTACAACAAAAAATCGATGAGATTCCTATTATAAAACAACAAGTGACAAACATACGACAACACTACAAATCGATAAAAGATCGAATAGAAAACCAACTAGTGGCTgtaaagttgaaaaaactCAGAACTTACTTTGATTCACATTTCAGCAGGGATAGCAAAAATAATCTATTCAAATTGTTGGAAAGTGATTATGTCACTGAATTGAACGAATTTGAGAATGAACTTGCCGATTTCTTGAGATCAATCACTGATCATTTCGACAAATGCACGATATTGAAGGAACAGCAGATTCCACTACCAGATTTGAAGGAACTTTTCCAGATTGTAAAGAAAGACGATACACAGTTAGAAAATATAAGGGAATTAGTATTCGAAACGGGACTTGAAGTGAAAGCTTTCTCAAAGAAAGTCAATGAAACAATAAGTGAAATAATGGACAAAATTGGTGGATTCCATCTGCTGGCTTCCAAGATTGTGACAGAGTTAGAAAAATGTGAGGAATACTTATCTATCTTCCAAAAGATTGCTAATTTAGTATTCGTTTATAAGGAATCTTGCATAAAAAAGATTGAACAAGTGCAACAACTCTGTGAGTTTTACGATAAGTTCAAATTAGGGTATAAAAACCTTCTACGAGAAAGAGACAGACGGAAAGCCACTGCGTTACAAATGGAGAAAATATTAAAGGAATGTCAGGAGAAACTACAGGCACTGAGTGATGCTGACTTGGACCAACGCCAGCAATTTTTACTTGAAAATGGTGACTATCTTCCCGAAAACATCTGGCCAGGTTATATCGACGATATGGAATCGATGTATAGTTTCGAATATAGCATACATAATGTACCGAATTGA
- the MST1 gene encoding threonine--tRNA ligase MST1 (similar to uniprot|P07236 Saccharomyces cerevisiae YKL194C MST1 Mitochondrial threonyl-tRNA synthetase) produces MLLKRINYLPVRNAGVPCQFVKRLCSNHNEGPQAVDSAATTAHEVSTKQELYITDPISPGSIFFLPNGTKIFNKLVSFMKLQQQNKYGFQEVVTPLIYRKTLWEQSGHWENYKDDMFRVEGNDVSKEEYGLKPMNCPGHCVVFKRFDRSYNELPLRFSDFSPLHRNEASGALSGLTRVRKFHQDDGHIFCTPDQVRQEIQKCLELVDMCYTKVFPISGDSKQAAYSLTLSTRPEKYVGDIEVWDHAEDVLKDTLQSWGQPWTTNEGDGAFYGPKIDILVNDHTGKSHQVATIQLDFQLPERFDLQFKDKDNSYKRPIMIHRAVFGSVERFMAILIDSSKGKWPFWLNPNQCMVIPVKTEDEKIMELAFKTVNSLRGENSDPKSPIPLNSFHFSVDMDARDESVSKRIREAIKKHYSYIIMIGDKEVEAGKVAIRTRESKKVDLLTIDDVFERFVDLEKNYK; encoded by the coding sequence ATGTTATTAAAGCGAATAAACTACCTACCAGTACGAAATGCGGGCGTACCTTGTCAGTTTGTCAAAAGACTCTGTTCCAATCATAATGAGGGCCCACAAGCTGTCGATAGTGCAGCCACCACTGCACATGAGGTATCGACCAAACAGGAGTTATACATAACAGATCCAATATCACCTGGTTCAATCTTTTTCTTGCCTAATGGTACcaaaatcttcaataaGTTGGTTAGTTTTATGAAGCTTCAACAGCAGAATAAATACGGATTCCAGGAGGTGGTTACTCCATTGATTTATAGAAAAACCTTATGGGAGCAATCTGGACACTGGGAAAATTACAAGGATGATATGTTTAGGGTTGAGGGCAATGACGTTTCTAAGGAAGAATATGGTTTGAAACCGATGAATTGTCCCGGGCATTGTGTAGTTTTTAAAAGATTCGACAGATCCTACAACGAATTGCCATTGAGGTTCTCAGATTTCTCACCATTGCATAGGAACGAGGCATCTGGTGCTTTATCGGGTCTAACAAGAGTCAGAaagtttcatcaagatGACGGACATATCTTTTGTACACCTGATCAAGTCCGTCAAGAGATTCAAAAATGTTTGGAGCTGGTGGATATGTGTTATACAAAAGTGTTCCCAATATCGGGTGATTCAAAGCAGGCAGCGTACTCATTGACCCTCTCTACTCGTCCTGAGAAGTACGTTGGCGATATTGAAGTATGGGATCATGCTGAAGATGTATTAAAGGATACTTTGCAATCGTGGGGGCAACCATGGACAACCAATGAAGGAGATGGTGCCTTCTACGGTCCTAAGATTGACATTTTAGTCAATGATCATACAGGCAAATCACATCAAGTCGCCACTATTCAATTAGATTTTCAATTGCCAGAAAGATTCGATTTACAATTCAAGGACAAGGATAATAGTTACAAGAGACCTATCATGATTCATAGGGCTGTTTTCGGTTCGGTGGAAAGATTCATGGCCATTTTAATTGATTCAAGCAAAGGTAAATGGCCGTTTTGGTTGAATCCAAACCAATGTATGGTCATCCCAGTGAAGACTGAAGATGAGAAGATAATGGAATTGGCTTTCAAGACAGTCAACTCATTACGTGGTGAAAATAGTGATCCAAAAAGCCCAATTCCACTCAACAGCTTCCATTTCTCTGTTGATATGGATGCAAGAGATGAATCTGTAAGTAAAAGAATTAGAGAAGCCATCAAGAAGCATTATTCTTATATTATAATGATTGGTgacaaagaagttgaagcaGGCAAGGTGGCGATTAGAACCAGGGAGTCGAAGAAAGTGGATTTACTAACTATCGATGATGTCTTTGAAAGGTTCGTCGATCTTGAGAAAAATTATAAATGA
- a CDS encoding putative alanine--tRNA ligase (similar to uniprot|P53960 Saccharomyces cerevisiae YNL040W Hypothetical ORF): MVRGIKLVGTLAMVKTANHTFVGSLACQRDSFKAKEFETTVIACDVGKKKNTFEIELQDTILFPEGGGQPSDSGKFLLKTGASIPVSSVFRRGLHAVHITDRDVPVGAKVSVEIDWDKRLDYMQQHTGQHLVSAILEQKWGLKTLSWSMGGIPSEKKPKIEPYDLFNYLEINRRLTSEEVKELSDTVTEYITVNPKTITIFEGDPESQGEISTHKVPDDYDLSKGVLRVVHIEDLDKNPCCGTHLQTTSQISSVLILPSQSSVRGTNSRLFFMCGDRVRRYALFSNEVISNTKKLLSCSEDQIEHKCDMLLKNMQKTTKREQFWIKELAGFCSKSLITDLKENSKAHFIRDEYGTLEFLTQLYNENNQLIAGSSLEDYCYVLAGREKASGGGAIIIVSDSSNRIQEVSDKLKSVVSQLKGGGGKNGGKWQGKVALYKASEFEGLQHYLDSEF, from the coding sequence ATGGTAAGAGGCATAAAATTGGTCGGAACGTTAGCCATGGTTAAAACTGCAAACCACACTTTTGTTGGTTCTCTAGCCTGCCAACGAGACTCATTTAAGGCCAAAGAATTTGAGACTACTGTAATTGCATGCGATGTAggtaagaagaagaataccTTTGAGATCGAACTTCAGGATACTATCTTGTTTCCAGAAGGTGGCGGACAACCTAGTGACTCTGGGAAATTCCTTCTCAAAACTGGGGCCTCAATTCCTGTCTCCTCAGTATTCAGAAGAGGACTGCATGCAGTTCATATCACTGATAGGGATGTTCCAGTCGGAGCTAAAGTGtctgttgaaattgattggGATAAGAGATTGGACTATATGCAGCAACATACGGGACAGCACTTGGTAAGTGCAATTCTTGAACAGAAGTGGGGGTTGAAAACCCTCTCTTGGTCTATGGGGGGTATTCCAAGTgagaagaaaccaaagatTGAACCGTATGATCTGTTCAACTATTTGGAGATTAATAGGAGATTGACCTCAGAAGAAGTCAAGGAGTTGTCCGATACCGTCACCGAATATATTACGGTGAATCCTAAAACAATTACGATTTTCGAAGGAGATCCAGAGTCCCAGGGAGAAATTAGTACCCACAAAGTGCCTGATGATTACGATTTATCCAAAGGTGTGTTAAGAGTGGTTCATATCGAAGACCTCGATAAGAACCCATGTTGTGGAACTCATTTGCAAACAACATCACAGATTTCTTCTGTATTGATCCTTCCTTCTCAATCTTCTGTCAGGGGTACCAATTCAAGGTTGTTCTTCATGTGCGGTGATAGAGTTAGAAGGTATGCATTATTCTCTAATGAGGTTATTAGCAACACAAAAAAGTTACTCTCCTGTTCTGAAGATCAAATAGAACATAAATGTGATATGCTGTTGAAGAACATGCAAAAGACTACTAAAAGAGAACAATTCTGGATAAAAGAATTAGCTGGGTTCTGCTCAAAATCATTGATCACtgatttgaaggaaaattCTAAAGCTCACTTTATCCGCGATGAGTATGGTACCCTCGAGTTCCTAACACAACTTTACAATGAAAATAACCAGCTTATTGCTGGATCATCATTGGAAGACTACTGCTACGTTCTTGCTGGAAGAGAAAAGGCTTCTGGAGGTGGGGCTATCATCATTGTTTCTGATTCTAGTAACAGAATCCAAGAGGTGTCAGACAAGTTGAAATCAGTAGTATCTCAGCTGAAAGGTGGCGGAGGTAAAAATGGAGGCAAATGGCAAGGAAAAGTTGCCCTTTATAAGGCGTCTGAGTTCGAGGGCTTACAGCATTATCTTGACTCCGAATTCTAA
- the SDS22 gene encoding type 1 protein phosphatase-activating protein SDS22 (similar to uniprot|P36047 Saccharomyces cerevisiae YKL193C SDS22 Regulatory subunit of Glc7p type1 protein phosphatase): MSREERVLSDTDNENTNEEIETGIDSPDESSSGLFTAGRSLQSNVIEDHNPDYISADAELAAEIPDDTEVIDLVHLKVLALEDLNLLRFKNLKKLYLRQNLIESIAELEVLPLENMEEIDFYDNRIKHISKSVNLFSNLKTLDLSFNKIRTIKNVDKLVNLENLYFVQNKISKIENLGTLTKLKNLELGGNRIKEIGPDDLKGLANLEEIWLGKNSIPKLINLQHLKNLRILSIQSNKLKKFEGLEELENLEELYVSHNFISKIEGLENNLKLTTLDVTGNRLTKIENLKHLTHLTDLWASDNQIDQPFESLGEELGKLPEFETIYLEGNPIQTKNPTQYRRKIMLNLGESLQKIDATYVRA, encoded by the coding sequence ATGAGCCGTGAAGAGAGAGTTTTGAGTGATActgataatgaaaatacGAATGAGGAAATAGAGACTGGTATTGATTCCCCGGACGAATCATCTTCAGGGTTGTTCACAGCGGGACGCTCGTTACAATCGAACGTCATAGAAGACCACAACCCTGACTATATATCTGCAGATGCAGAATTGGCCGCAGAGATACCAGATGACACCGAAGTAATTGACTTAGTGCATTTGAAAGTACTGGCGTTGGAAGActtgaatttgttgagatttaagaatttgaagaagttatATTTAAGACAGAATTTGATCGAGTCAATAGCTGAACTGGAGGTACTACCGTTAGAAAACATGGAAGAGATTGATTTTTACGATAATAGAATCAAACACATCTCGAAAAGCGTTAATCTTTTCTCTAATCTAAAGACACTCGACTTATCTTTTAATAAGATTAGAACTATCAAGAACGTCGATAAATTGGTAAACCTCGAGAATTTGTATTTCGTCCAGAATAAGATATCTAAGATTGAAAATTTAGGAACCCTTacaaagttgaaaaatcttgaGCTTGGTGGCAAcagaatcaaagaaattggtCCTGATGACTTGAAAGGTTTGGCTAATCTCGAAGAGATATGGTTGGGTAAGAACTCAATCCCTAAATTGATAAACTTGCAACACCTCAAAAATTTGAGAATATTAAGCATCCAATCtaacaaattgaagaaatttgaaggaCTTGAGGAGTTGGAGAACTTAGAAGAATTGTATGTCTCTCACAATTTTATTTCGAAGATCGAAGGACTTGAAAATAACCTAAAATTAACTACTTTAGATGTAACTGGTAATAGACTTACGAAGATCGAAAACTTAAAGCATTTGACACATCTTACTGACCTATGGGCGTCTGATAatcaaattgatcaacCGTTCGAATCTCTAGGCGAAGAATTGGGGAAATTACCTGAATTTGAAACGATATATCTCGAAGGAAATCCAATACAGACTAAAAATCCTACACAGtacagaagaaagattatGTTGAATTTGGGGGAATCGCTTCAAAAAATCGACGCTACGTACGTTCGTGCCTAA
- the ACP1 gene encoding acyl carrier protein (similar to uniprot|P32463 Saccharomyces cerevisiae YKL192C ACP1 Mitochondrial matrix acyl carrier protein involved in biosynthesis of octanoate which is a precursor to lipoic acid activated by phosphopantetheinylation catalyzed by Ppt2p), whose translation MFRSVFRAAPSLTRVSGLRSGFVKPTFSSASRFYASSSLSKEEITTRIADVIKSFDKTASATSITANTQFSKDLGLDSLDTVELLVSIEEEFDIEFPDKVADELKSVGETVEYIASSPEAN comes from the coding sequence ATGTTTAGAAGTGTATTCCGTGCTGCCCCAAGTTTGACCAGAGTTTCTGGATTGAGAAGCGGATTTGTAAAGCCAACTTTTTCAAGTGCTTCCAGGTTCtatgcttcttcttctctatccaaagaagaaatcacaACCCGTATTGCTGATGTGATTAAATCTTTTGATAAGACAGCTTCTGCTACTTCGATTACTGCTAACACTCAATTTTCCAAGGATTTAGGATTAGACTCATTGGATACCGTTGAATTGTTGGTTTCCATTGAGGAAGAATTCGATATCGAATTCCCAGATAAGGTTGCAGATGAGCTCAAGTCTGTCGGTGAAACTGTGGAATACATCGCTTCCAGCCCGGAAGCTAACTAA